The proteins below are encoded in one region of Juglans microcarpa x Juglans regia isolate MS1-56 chromosome 4D, Jm3101_v1.0, whole genome shotgun sequence:
- the LOC121261217 gene encoding RNA-binding protein 208-like isoform X1 — protein MQQRLKLQQQQQQALIQQALLQQPQMYHPGVIAAAMSQMEPIPGGNLPPGFDSSTCCSVYVGNIHVNVTEKLLVEVFQTAGPLAGCKLIRKDKSSYGFVDYLDRTSAALAIMNLHGRQLYGQALKVNWAYTSNQREDTSGHFNVFVGDLSAEVTDATLFACFSVYPSCSDARVMWDHKTGRSKGYGFVSFRNQQDAQSAINELTGKWLGNRQIRCNWAAKGAGTNEDKQINDSQNAVVLTNGSSDGGPENINEEAPENNPAYTTVYVGNLSHEVTQAELHCQFHGLCAGVIEEVRVQRDKGFGFVRYNTHEEAASAIQMANGRIIRGKPLKCSWGSKPTPPGTASNPLPPPTQPYQILPTASMNPGYSPAELLAYQRQLALSQAAASMGLSSGGSQAMYDGYPNNSSAQQLMYYR, from the exons atGCAACAGAGGCTGAAGCTtcagcaacaacaacagcaaGCCCTAATTCAGCAAGCCCTTCTTCAGCAGCCTCAGATGTACCACCCTGGCGTCATCGCCGCTGCTATGTCTCAG ATGGAGCCCATCCCTGGTGGGAATCTGCCCCCTGGCTTTGACTCGTCTACATGCTGCAGTGT TTATGTAGGAAATATTCATGTAAATGTCACAGAGAAGCTTCTTGTGGAAGTTTTCCAGACTGCTGGTCCTCTTGCAGGATGCAAGCTCATCAGAAAGGATAAG TCATCATATGGTTTTGTGGACTACCTTGACCGGACATCTGCAGCCCTTGCAATAATGAATTTGCATGGCCGCCAACT TTATGGTCAGGCACTTAAGGTGAATTGGGCATATACCAGTAATCAGAGGGAGGATACTTCAG GACATTTCAATGTATTTGTTGGTGATCTGAGTGCAGAGGTTACTGATGCGACTTTATTTGCGTGCTTCTCAGTCTATCCTAGTTGTTC TGATGCAAGGGTCATGTGGGATCACAAAACTGGTCGCTCAAAAGGATATGGATTTGTTTCTTTTCGTAATCAGCAG GATGCACAGAGTGCTATCAATGAATTGACTG GTAAATGGCTTGGGAATAGGCAAATAAGATGCAACTGGGCAGCCAAAGGTGCTGGTACTAATGAAGACAAGCAGATCAATGACAGCCAAAATGCGGTTGTACTTACTAATGGATCTTCAG ATGGAGGTCCGGAGAATATCAATGAAGAGGCCCCTGAAAACAATCCGGCATACACCACTGTCTATGTTGGCAACCTCTCTCACGAG GTAACTCAAGCTGAACTCCATTGTCAGTTTCATGGTCTTTGTGCTGGGGTTATAGAGGAAGTGCGTGTCCAGAGGGATAAAGGATTTGGGTTTGTCAGATACAACACTCATGAGGAAGCAGCCTCGGCCATTCAGATGGCTAATGGGAGGATTATTCGTGGGAAGCCCCTGAAG TGCTCGTGGGGTAGCAAGCCAACTCCTCCTGGGACAGCTTCAAATCCATTACCTCCTCCAACTCAACCATATCAGATCCTTCCGACTGCAAGCATGAACCCAGGCTATTCACCAGCTGAGTTGTTGGCTTATCAGCGGCAACTTGCCTTGAGTCAGGCTGCTGCTTCCATGGGGTTGAGCTCTGGGGGATCGCAAGCCATGTATGATGGATATCCTAATAATTCATCGGCCCAACAGCTCATGTATTATCGGTAG
- the LOC121261217 gene encoding RNA-binding protein 208-like isoform X2, translated as MQQRLKLQQQQQQALIQQALLQQPQMYHPGVIAAAMSQMEPIPGGNLPPGFDSSTCCSVYVGNIHVNVTEKLLVEVFQTAGPLAGCKLIRKDKSSYGFVDYLDRTSAALAIMNLHGRQLYGQALKVNWAYTSNQREDTSGHFNVFVGDLSAEVTDATLFACFSVYPSCSDARVMWDHKTGRSKGYGFVSFRNQQDAQSAINELTGKWLGNRQIRCNWAAKGAGTNEDKQINDSQNAVVLTNGSSDGGPENINEEAPENNPAYTTVYVGNLSHEVTQAELHCQFHGLCAGVIEEVRVQRDKGFGFVRYNTHEEAASAIQMANGRIIRGKPLKCSWGSKPTPPGTASNPLPPPTQPYQILPTASMNPGYSPAELLAYQRQLALSQAAASMGLSSGGSQAMYDGVY; from the exons atGCAACAGAGGCTGAAGCTtcagcaacaacaacagcaaGCCCTAATTCAGCAAGCCCTTCTTCAGCAGCCTCAGATGTACCACCCTGGCGTCATCGCCGCTGCTATGTCTCAG ATGGAGCCCATCCCTGGTGGGAATCTGCCCCCTGGCTTTGACTCGTCTACATGCTGCAGTGT TTATGTAGGAAATATTCATGTAAATGTCACAGAGAAGCTTCTTGTGGAAGTTTTCCAGACTGCTGGTCCTCTTGCAGGATGCAAGCTCATCAGAAAGGATAAG TCATCATATGGTTTTGTGGACTACCTTGACCGGACATCTGCAGCCCTTGCAATAATGAATTTGCATGGCCGCCAACT TTATGGTCAGGCACTTAAGGTGAATTGGGCATATACCAGTAATCAGAGGGAGGATACTTCAG GACATTTCAATGTATTTGTTGGTGATCTGAGTGCAGAGGTTACTGATGCGACTTTATTTGCGTGCTTCTCAGTCTATCCTAGTTGTTC TGATGCAAGGGTCATGTGGGATCACAAAACTGGTCGCTCAAAAGGATATGGATTTGTTTCTTTTCGTAATCAGCAG GATGCACAGAGTGCTATCAATGAATTGACTG GTAAATGGCTTGGGAATAGGCAAATAAGATGCAACTGGGCAGCCAAAGGTGCTGGTACTAATGAAGACAAGCAGATCAATGACAGCCAAAATGCGGTTGTACTTACTAATGGATCTTCAG ATGGAGGTCCGGAGAATATCAATGAAGAGGCCCCTGAAAACAATCCGGCATACACCACTGTCTATGTTGGCAACCTCTCTCACGAG GTAACTCAAGCTGAACTCCATTGTCAGTTTCATGGTCTTTGTGCTGGGGTTATAGAGGAAGTGCGTGTCCAGAGGGATAAAGGATTTGGGTTTGTCAGATACAACACTCATGAGGAAGCAGCCTCGGCCATTCAGATGGCTAATGGGAGGATTATTCGTGGGAAGCCCCTGAAG TGCTCGTGGGGTAGCAAGCCAACTCCTCCTGGGACAGCTTCAAATCCATTACCTCCTCCAACTCAACCATATCAGATCCTTCCGACTGCAAGCATGAACCCAGGCTATTCACCAGCTGAGTTGTTGGCTTATCAGCGGCAACTTGCCTTGAGTCAGGCTGCTGCTTCCATGGGGTTGAGCTCTGGGGGATCGCAAGCCATGTATGATGG TGTGTACTAG